Below is a genomic region from Leifsonia sp. Root112D2.
CACGTCTACGCCGAGGTGCTCGGTGGTGCACTCACGAGCGACGCCTTCAATGTTGTCGCGCCCGAGCCCAGCGGCATCTACGCGACGCGCGCCATCACGCGGGCGCTGGCGAACGCCCGGCTGGATGCATCCGATCTGGATCTGGTGTGCGCGCACGGCACCTCAACGAAGGCCAACGATCGCACCGAGACCTCGGCGCTGCACCAGGCGCTTGGCGCGTCGGCGGCGGATGTCGCGGTGACGGCTCCAAAGTCGATGACCGGCCACCTGATCGGTGCGGCCGGCGCGCTCGCCGGCATGCTCTGCGCGCTGTCGATCAGTGAGGGTGTCATCCCTGCCACCATCAACTACACGACCCCCGACCCGGAGTGCGACCTCGACTACGTGCCGAACGTCGCGCGCGAACAGCGCGTGCGCCACGCCCTCACGAACGCCTTCGGCTTCGGCGGCCAAAACTGCGTCGTAGCCTTCGGCGAGGTGGGTTGAGGAGAGGTCGACGAAGGAGGCCTCGTCTCGAAACCCCCACGAATCCCCCCGCTGGTTGAGGAGTCCGAGGAACGAGGACGTCTCGAAACCCGTAAGCACGGCTGTGATTTCGAGACGCTCGCTGGCGCTCACTCCTCAATCAGCAGAGCCCGAAATCGGCGGCACCAGCATCCCGGCCTCCTCGCGCACCCAGACGACCCGTTCACCCTTGCGTTGCTCTCTCGTGGCGAACCGGTACCGATATCGTCGCGCCCGGATCCAGCGCGGAGCCACCCCGTCGAACGGGTCGACGCGCAGCAGTCGCAGCGTCGACGCATCCGCCTCGAGCAGTCGCGCGAGCAGAACGATGAACCAGCGGGTGTCGGATGAGCCCAGCGCGAGAAACCACATCTGCCAATCGAGGCGCAGGTGGTACGGGGCGAACTGCCGCGGCATCCGGCGTGGGTCGCCCGGTTTGCCCCTGAACTCGTATTCCCGCCAGACGGCGTCATCGTCGGGCTGGGCGGCATCCGTGCCCTCGATCACGATTTCGTAGCGCACCGTCGTGACGCTGCCGAAGGCGCCGTAGGCGTTCACGAGGTGCCAGCGGTTGAAGCTCGCGTTCATGAGTTGGTGGCGGGCGACAAGGTTGCGTGCCGGCCACCAGCTCAGATAGATGATCAGCGCGCTGACCGCCAGAACGACGATGGCGAACCAGGCCGGCGCCGTCGCATCCGCATAATTGGTGCCGGTGGGCATGGCGGCGACGACCACGTGGGCGGCAGGGTCGCTCACGGCGGCGAAGGCCAGGATGACGGTGAGCACGTTGAGCCAGGCGAAGTTTCCGGTGACGATGAGCCAGAGCTGGGTGAGGATAACGATGGCCGCGGCGATGCTCGCGACCGGTTGCGGGGCAAACAGGAAGAACGGCACGACCAGCTGGGCGAAATGGTTGCCGAGCACCTCCAGCCGGTGAAACCAGTGCGGCAGCAGGTGGGCGCGGCGGCTCAGCGGGTTCGGCATCGGCTGGGTTTCGTGGTGGTAGAAGAGCGCAGTGAGGTCGCGCCACGATCGGTCTCCGCGCATCTTGATCATGCCGGCGCCGAACTCGAGCCGAAACACCAGCCAGCGGATCAGCCAGATGACGGTGACCGGCGGCGCGACCTCGTTGGAGCCGAGAAAGGCGACCATGAAGCCGGCCTCGAGCAGCAGGCTCTCCCAACCGTAGCCGTAGAAGGTCTGCCCCACGTTCACGATGGAGAGGTAGCCGAGCCAGATCGCGAGAAAAAGAACGAGCGGCAGCCACGGCGGTGCCAGCTGCGGCAGGCCGGCGACGATGGATGCCGCGATGACCGCCCCCGAGACGGCAACCGCGCGCAGCAGACGGTCGGAGTACCGCCACCGGAAGAGTGTCGGCTGGCGTCGCGCATAGGCGAGCCGCAGAAAGTCGGGAACCGGCAGCAGCCCGTGCTCGCCGAGGAGCGCCGGAAGCTGCGCGAGAGTGGAGAGAAAGGCAACGAGATAGATCGCGGCGACGCCCCGCTGAAGCACCTGCCGCGCCAGTTCATACCCGTTCGCGCCGAACCAGTCCATGGCGCTTCCACGCTAGGCCCGGTGCGTGGGCGTGGCAACGGGCGTGGAGTCACAGCCCGAAGGATGAATCCGAGATCTCGCCAGAATCAGGCTTGGGCGAGCACCGGTCACCGATCCTACTTTTCATGGCGCGATATTGAATGGGTTTGGATTCGTCGCGGTCCCGGTCAGGATGTTTGGTGTCGAAGAGTCTGCTGCGTGCCCGAGCAACGCAGGAAGCTTTAGGACACGCTCCATAGCTGCGAGAAGGCCGAACTGGTTCATATAACTCGGGTAGGTGTAGTGCGGTACATACCGGCCCACGATCCAACTTGGAATCTGGCAGGACGTGGCAAGCGGGCTGACGTTCGGATCTGCGCAGTTCTGGCCGACCTTGTCGTCACCTTTGAGCGTCCCACTCTTCGCTCCCTCATCGAAGGTGACGACGACGATAAGGTTCCCCCGCTGATAGTCAGGGCCTGAACGGATCATTGACATGACCGCTGAGAGGTACCGGTCGATGTTGTTAATTCGACTTGTACCGCCCGCAACGGTGATGCCGTTTTCTGTCACCGGGTCATGACCGTTTTCAATGTCGTTGGGTTGCAGGTAGGTGAAAGACGGCAGCGTGCCCCCCTTCACGGCGTCGTAGAGTGCACCGTTCCTTTTCTTCCAGTCACCCGCGGGAACGTCGTTCTGGTCGCAATTAATTCCGTCGAAGAAGACTGCGGGATTGTGCCGAGCAACGTACAGACGATGCTTGGCGGTTGAAGTGATCGCGTAAACATGAGCGTCGTTCTTATCGCACGCGGTCGGCATGTCGTCAGCGAACGTGCGCCACCCTGCAGCCCCATAGGTCTTTTCGATTTGTGAAAACAGTGATGGAATCGTGGCCGCGAAATGGCCGCCGCCGTATTTGCAGGAGGACTCAGCGCTGTCGGGCGGGCAATCGGAGAGTGTGAATTTGGCGAGTGCGTCACTGCCTGAATCACTGGTGGGGTTGAGTCCCGCGGTCAGGGCGATGTAGTTGCCTTCGGAACCGTGTGTGGTGCTGTGCATGACCCCCTTCGCGAAATGGCCGCACTGGGCGGTGAGAGTGTTGTTCGCGAAGGGAGCGTCGGCGGAGCCATCGAGCGTCGACGCTGACTCGTTCTCGAGTACGATCAGCACGACTTTCTGCGGGGCCGATATCGTTTGGTGTACACCCGCACCCTGGCAGTAGGCGGAGTTCGACAGATCGGCAGGAGAGTGCGTCACCGGCGGCGCGGAATTCAGCGAGGCGAGCCCGACTCCCACTATGACGATAGTCGCGACGGCGACGGCGACAACGACGATCGCGAGCGGCCTTCGGGAACCAGCCGAGTTTGATTCTCCTGTCATGGTTCAATGGTGCCGCAAGAAAGGCGCCCACACGGTATATTGAAGAATCCTCAGTAATGTCCCAGCCTTGGCGTGATTCTCGGCGACGCGAACCTCGGAACCGAATTCGAGCCGAGCGCCGTCTTCGGAGAGCGGACTTGCTGAAAGAACGCCGTGAATCTTGATTCCACAAATATCCGATGCGGTCGAGATCAGGCGGCTTCCCCGCGAGCCTGCGGCCGCGAGCGGCCGTTCGCAGCAATATAGGGGCATGCACTCCTCCTGGGCCGGCGCCTCCTCTCTGCTGGCGCCTTCCCAATTGTGGGTTAAGCGTGCGCTTGCGTGGGGGTGCAATAGCCGGTACGCTCTGCCCCCAAGCGGCTCGACGCCGGCAAATCGGCCTGTTACTGTGCCAGAGATACCCCCCAAATGGCGGTCAACGAGCCGCTGAACCCTCACCAGTATTGGAATCTCGTCGTATGGTCATGAAGACCAATAAGCACGTCGCAAAGCCAGCGCGAACTCGTCGGCTATTCACGCTCCTTTCATGGAGTCTGGC
It encodes:
- a CDS encoding lipase maturation factor family protein, with translation MDWFGANGYELARQVLQRGVAAIYLVAFLSTLAQLPALLGEHGLLPVPDFLRLAYARRQPTLFRWRYSDRLLRAVAVSGAVIAASIVAGLPQLAPPWLPLVLFLAIWLGYLSIVNVGQTFYGYGWESLLLEAGFMVAFLGSNEVAPPVTVIWLIRWLVFRLEFGAGMIKMRGDRSWRDLTALFYHHETQPMPNPLSRRAHLLPHWFHRLEVLGNHFAQLVVPFFLFAPQPVASIAAAIVILTQLWLIVTGNFAWLNVLTVILAFAAVSDPAAHVVVAAMPTGTNYADATAPAWFAIVVLAVSALIIYLSWWPARNLVARHQLMNASFNRWHLVNAYGAFGSVTTVRYEIVIEGTDAAQPDDDAVWREYEFRGKPGDPRRMPRQFAPYHLRLDWQMWFLALGSSDTRWFIVLLARLLEADASTLRLLRVDPFDGVAPRWIRARRYRYRFATREQRKGERVVWVREEAGMLVPPISGSAD
- a CDS encoding alkaline phosphatase family protein, with amino-acid sequence MTGESNSAGSRRPLAIVVVAVAVATIVIVGVGLASLNSAPPVTHSPADLSNSAYCQGAGVHQTISAPQKVVLIVLENESASTLDGSADAPFANNTLTAQCGHFAKGVMHSTTHGSEGNYIALTAGLNPTSDSGSDALAKFTLSDCPPDSAESSCKYGGGHFAATIPSLFSQIEKTYGAAGWRTFADDMPTACDKNDAHVYAITSTAKHRLYVARHNPAVFFDGINCDQNDVPAGDWKKRNGALYDAVKGGTLPSFTYLQPNDIENGHDPVTENGITVAGGTSRINNIDRYLSAVMSMIRSGPDYQRGNLIVVVTFDEGAKSGTLKGDDKVGQNCADPNVSPLATSCQIPSWIVGRYVPHYTYPSYMNQFGLLAAMERVLKLPALLGHAADSSTPNILTGTATNPNPFNIAP